A window of the Callospermophilus lateralis isolate mCalLat2 chromosome 7, mCalLat2.hap1, whole genome shotgun sequence genome harbors these coding sequences:
- the LOC143403467 gene encoding spermatogenesis-associated protein 13, producing the protein MDDQELGFKAGDVIQVLEASNKDWWWGRNEDKEAWFPASFVRLRVNQEELSENSSGTHGEEQEEDTSTSHHKHSENKHQMRTNVIQEIMNTERVYIKHLKDICEGYIRQCHKHTGMFTVQQLATIFGNIEDIYKFQRKFLKDLEKQYNKEEPHLSEIGSCFLQHQEGFAIYSEYCNNHPGACVELSNLMKQGKYRHFFEACRLLQQMIDIALDGFLLTPVQKICKYPLQLAELLKYTTQEHSDYNNIKAAYEAMKNVACLINERKRKLESVDKIARWQVSIVGWEGLDILDRSSELIHSGELTKITKQGKSQQRTFFLFDHQLVSCKKDLLRRDMLYYKGRMDMDEIDLVDVEDGRDKDWNLNVRNAFKLVSRTTDEVHLFCAKKQEDKAKWLQACADERRRVQEDQEMGMEISENQKKLAMLNAQKAGHGKSKDYSGCPVAPPHQNLHPLHQRHITVPTSIPQQQVFALAEPKRKPSLFWHTFHKLAPFRK; encoded by the coding sequence ATggatgaccaggaactgggcttcaAGGCCGGGGATGTCATCCAGGTCCTGGAAGCCTCGAACAAAGACTGGTGGTGGGGCCGGAACGAGGATAAGGAGGCCTGGTTCCCTGCAAGCTTTGTCAGACTTCGAGTCAATCAGGAAGAGCTGTCTGAGAATTCTAGCGGTACACATggtgaggagcaggaggaggatacCAGCACAAGCCACCACAAGCACTCTGAGAACAAGCACCAGATGCGGACAAATGTCATCCAGGAGATCATGAACACTGAACGGGTGTACATCAAACACCTCAAGGACATCTGCGAGGGCTATATTCGACAGTGCCACAAGCACACGGGAATGTTCACTGTTCAACAGCTAGCCACTATTTTTGGAAACATTGAAGACATTTACAAGTTCCAAAGAAAGTTTCTGAAAGACCTTGAGAAACAGTATAACAAAGAGGAACCTCACTTAAGTGAAATAGGATCCTGCTTCCTTCAGCATCAAGAGGGCTTTGCCATCTATTCTGAGTATTGCAACAACCACCCAGGAGCCTGCGTGGAGCTCTCCAACCTCATGAAGCAGGGCAAGTACAGGCACTTCTTCGAAGCTTGTCGCCTGCTTCAGCAGATGATTGACATCGCCTTGGATGGGTTCCTCCTCACGCCAGTGCAGAAGATCTGCAAATACCCTCTGCAGCTGGCAGAGCTGCTCAAGTACACCACACAGGAGCACAGTGATTACAACAATATAAAGGCAGCCTATGAGGCCATGAAGAATGTGGCCTGTTTGATCAATGAGCGTAAACGCAAGCTGGAGAGCGTCGACAAGATTGCTCGCTGGCAGGTGTCCATTGTGGGCTGGGAGGGATTGGATATTCTAGATCGAAGCTCAgaattgattcattcaggagaatTGACCAAAATCACTAAGCAGGGCAAGAGCCAGCAGCGGACCTTCTTCCTGTTTGACCATCAGTTGGTGTCCTGCAAGAAGGACCTGCTACGCAGGGACATGCTGTACTACAAGGGTCGCATGGACATGGACGAGATAGATCTTGTGGATGTGGAGGATGGGCGGGACAAGGACTGGAACCTCAATGTGAGAAACGCCTTCAAGCTGGTCAGTAGGACCACAGACGAGGTTCACCTGTTCTGTGCCAAAAAACAGGAAGACAAGGCAAAGTGGCTGCAGGCCTGTGCGGATGAGAGGCGTCGGGTGCAGGAGGACCAGGAGATGGGaatggaaatttcagaaaatcAAAAGAAACTCGCCATGTTAAATGCTCAGAAGGCAGGACATGGAAAGTCAAAAGACTATAGCGGATGCCCTGTTGCCCCACCGCACCAGAACCTGCATCCCCTCCACCAGCGCCACATCACCGTGCCTACCAGCATCCCCCAGCAACAGGTGTTTGCCCTGGCAGAACCCAAGAGAAAGCCTTCCCTCTTCTGGCATACCTTCCATAAACTCGCCCCTTTCAGGAAGTGA